The following are encoded together in the Echeneis naucrates chromosome 9, fEcheNa1.1, whole genome shotgun sequence genome:
- the LOC115048637 gene encoding AP2-associated protein kinase 1-like isoform X6 — protein sequence MKKFFDSRRELVSSGPGSGAGGGGGAGSGGGGSFIGRVFTIGRYQVTVEEIVAEGGFAIVFLVRTHQALRCALKRMYVNNEHDLQVCKLEIQIMRDLVGNKNIVGFLDSSITAVGAGDVWEVLILMDFCRGGQVVNLMNQRLQTGFTEPEVLQIFCDTCEAVARLHQYKSPIIHRDLKVENILLHDRGHYVLCDFGSATNHFQNPQTEGVAVVEEEIKKYTTLSYRAPEMVNLYGGKVITTKADIWAMGCLLYKLCYFTLPFGESQVAICDGSFTIPDNSRYSQDMHCLIRYMLEPDPDKRPDIYQVSYFAFKLARRDCPVANVHNISIPAKLPEPIRASEAVAKKSQTKARLTDPIPTTETSIAPRQRPKAGQAQPQPISGILPIQPALTPRKRPTVATGAPQAIAAAAVPPAQQSSAAQSAAQSAQTASMQSQPTPQHHQLLMKQQQASAFLSPQSNQQRPLVQSLHHQQLQQTTASALLQFKAKAVCPVVNLQRHYQQQQQQQHVVHETAAPHLTPIPESAVTGPAADPDIVTAARGIHKVGSLTPPSSPKMASKSGHRRILSDVTHSAVFGVPVSKSTQLLQAAAAEASLNKSKSASTTPSGSPCSSQQSVYHPGDSEAPTALAAPNLQPSWNPFGDDNFSKLTAEELLNKDFAKLAETAAPGEKLTGSTENLIPGLNAFPAKAPVCVDSLIPDLEAPQAQQHSTQPELIPASMPDVQGESNGYSVLGEGQEMEPQDAEAQINEGCVHSSDEDEEKEVLKEEQQDGGTIESQVAAHDCSGSRPLLMESEDEEEQGSQLALHSSPQSSTAATQPSTTFQQSTPSTFAQNHSQPVPKSTEGADLVPDVFTKAPFRITHEDSGDVFANAPFPRAPLAPQQQFDVFSQAPFGKRKEATVAQPKTTYPHATGVHAVTPDQGALGQVPPQPFRPQALAKYSRHFDGHVPQQQVAAHRVVSNVSRQAAVASVPVGPLQSWTSEVSAVDPFVSAPFHLKAPQEKP from the exons atgaaaaaatttTTTGATTCTCGCCGGGAGTTGGTGAGCTCCGGGCCTGGATCCGGagccggcggaggaggaggcgCTGGTTCCGGCGGCGGTGGCAGCTTCATCGGACGGGTCTTCACCATCGGACGCTATCAAGTTACCGTCGAGGAAATTGTCGCAGAAG GAGGGTTTGCCATAGTTTTTTTGGTGCGGACTCATCAAGCCCTACGTTGTGCGCTAAAAAGGATGTATGTTAACAATGAACATGATCTTCAGGTCTGCAAACTTGAAATACAGATTATG AGGGACCTAGTAGGCAACAAAAACATAGTTGGTTTCCTGGACTCCAGCATAACAGCAGTTGGAGCTGGCGATGTCTGGGAAGTCTTAATCTTAATGGACTTCTGTCGAG GTGGGCAGGTGGTTAACCTGATGAACCAGCGGTTACAGACAGGCTTCACTGAACCTGAAGTGTTACAGATTTTCTGTGACACATGTGAGGCTGTTGCTCGTCTTCACCAATACAAATCTCCAATCATCCATCGGGATCTCAAG GTAGAAAATATTCTTCTCCATGACCGGGGACACTACGTGCTCTGTGACTTTGGAAGTGCCACCAACCACTTCCAAAACCCTCAAACAGAGGGGGTAGCAGTTGTAGAGGAGGAAATTAAAAA GTACACTACTCTGTCATACCGCGCTCCTGAGATGGTCAACCTCTACGGTGGAAAGGTCATCACAACAAAGGCAGACATTTGG GCCATGGGTTGTCTTCTCTATAAACTGTGTTACTTCACACTTCCTTTTGGGGAGAGCCAAGTAGCTATTTGTGACGGCAGCTTCACTATCCCAGATAACTCCCGCTACTCCCAGGATATGCACTGTCTCATAA gaTACATGTTGGAACCTGACCCAGATAAGAGACCAGACATCTATCAAGTATCCTACTTTGCCTTTAAATTGGCTCGACGAGATTGTCCAGTCGCAAATGTACAT AATATATCCATTCCTGCAAAGCTTCCTGAGCCTATCAGAGCCAGTGAAGCGGTGGCCAAAAAGAGTCAAACCAAAGCCAG GCTCACAGACCCCATTCCTACCACGGAAACCTCAATTGCACCTCGACAACGGCCCAAGGCTGGCCAGGCTCAGCCTCAGCCAATATCAGGCATTCTTCCTATCCAGCCAGCTCTCACTCCACGCAAGAGACCTACTGTGGCAACTGGAGCGCCCCAGGCCATTG ctgcagcagctgtcccACCTGCTCAACAGTCGTCTGCTGCACAGTCTGCAGCGCAGTCGGCCCAGACGGCCAGCATGCAGTCACAGCCTACACCACAGCATCACCAGCTCCtcatgaagcagcagcaagCCTCAGCCTTCTTAAGTCCACAGAGTAACCAGCAG CGTCCACTGGTACAGAGCCTCCATCACCAACAGCTGCAACAAACAACAGCATCTGCCCTGCTGCAGTTCAAAGCTAAAGCTGTTTGTCCAGTTGTTAACCTGCAACGGCATtaccagcaacagcagcagcagcagcatgtagTCCATGAAACAGCAGCTCCCCATCTCACACCTATCCCTGAATCTGCAGTCACTGGTCCTGCGGCTGACCCTGACATTGTG ACGGCTGCCCGAGGGATTCACAAAGTTGGCTCCTTGACACCCCCCTCATCGCCAAAGATGGCCTCCAAGAGTGGCCACAGACGCATCCTGAGCGATGTCACTCACAGTGCTGTATTCGGGGTTCCAGTCAGCAAGTCCACCCAGCTacttcaggcagcagcagctgaggccaGCCTCAACAAGTCCAA ATCAGCCAGTACTACTCCTTCCGGCTCCCCCTGCTCGTCTCAGCAGAGTGTATATCATCCAGGTGACAGTGAGGCCCCGACTGCTCTCGCTGCACCAAACCTTCAGCCCAGCTGGAACCCCTTTGGGGATGATAACTTTTCTAAGCTAACAGCCGAGGAGCTGCTTAACAAAGACTTTGCAAAGCTAGCTGAGA CTGCTGCACCAGGGGAGAAGCTCACAGGCTCCACTGAAAATCTTATTCCAGGACTCAATGCTTTTCCAG CAAAGGCACCGGTTTGTGTGGATTCACTGATTCCTGATTTGGAAGCCCCTCAGGCACAACAGCATTCAACCCAGCCAGAACTCATCCCTGCCAGCATGCCAG ATGTGCAGGGGGAGAGCAATGGCTATTCTGTGCTTGGGGAGGGACAAGAGATGGAACCTCAAGATGCAGAGGCTCAAATAAATGAGGGCTGTGTGCACTccagtgatgaagatgaggaaaaagaagtcctgaaagaagagcagcaggatgGTGGAACCATTGAGAGTCAGGTAGCAGCCCATGACTGCAGTGGCTCCAGACCTCTGTTGATGGAgtctgaggatgaagaggaacaAGGTTCTCAGTTAGCCCTCCACTCATCACCACAGTCcagcacagcagcaacacaaccGTCTACTACCTTCCAACAGTCTACTCCAAGTACCTTTGCTCAGAATCATTCCCAGCCTGTACCCAAGTCAACCGAGGGGGCAGATCTTGTTCCAGATGTCTTCACTAAAGCACCCTTCCGGATCACTCATGAAGATTCAGGTGACGTGTTTGCCAACGCTCCATTTCCTCGTGCCCCCCTTGCGCCTCAGCAACAGTTTGATGTGTTCTCTCAGGCTCCCTTcggaaaaagaaaggaagctACAGTAGCTCAGCCTAAAACCACATACCCTCATGCAACTGGAGTACATGCTGTAACCCCTGATCAAGGTGCACTGGGACAAGTTCCCCCTCAGCCGTTCCGCCCTCAAGCCCTGGCCAAATATTCCCGACACTTTGATGGACATGTGCCCCAGCAGCAAGTAGCAGCTCACAGAGTGGTGTCAAATGTAAGCAGGCAAGCCGCCGTGGCATCAGTCCCTGTTGGACCGCTTCAATCATGGACATCAGAAGTGAGCGCTGTTGACCCTTTCGTCTCTGCACCCTTTCATCTCAAGGCCCCCCAAGAAAAGCCCTGA
- the LOC115048637 gene encoding AP2-associated protein kinase 1-like isoform X7, with protein MKKFFDSRRELVSSGPGSGAGGGGGAGSGGGGSFIGRVFTIGRYQVTVEEIVAEGGFAIVFLVRTHQALRCALKRMYVNNEHDLQVCKLEIQIMRDLVGNKNIVGFLDSSITAVGAGDVWEVLILMDFCRGGQVVNLMNQRLQTGFTEPEVLQIFCDTCEAVARLHQYKSPIIHRDLKVENILLHDRGHYVLCDFGSATNHFQNPQTEGVAVVEEEIKKYTTLSYRAPEMVNLYGGKVITTKADIWAMGCLLYKLCYFTLPFGESQVAICDGSFTIPDNSRYSQDMHCLIRYMLEPDPDKRPDIYQVSYFAFKLARRDCPVANVHNISIPAKLPEPIRASEAVAKKSQTKARLTDPIPTTETSIAPRQRPKAGQAQPQPISGILPIQPALTPRKRPTVATGAPQAIAAAAVPPAQQSSAAQSAAQSAQTASMQSQPTPQHHQLLMKQQQASAFLSPQSNQQRPLVQSLHHQQLQQTTASALLQFKAKAVCPVVNLQRHYQQQQQQQHVVHETAAPHLTPIPESAVTGPAADPDIVTAARGIHKVGSLTPPSSPKMASKSGHRRILSDVTHSAVFGVPVSKSTQLLQAAAAEASLNKSKSASTTPSGSPCSSQQSVYHPGDSEAPTALAAPNLQPSWNPFGDDNFSKLTAEELLNKDFAKLAETAAPGEKLTGSTENLIPGLNAFPDVQGESNGYSVLGEGQEMEPQDAEAQINEGCVHSSDEDEEKEVLKEEQQDGGTIESQVAAHDCSGSRPLLMESEDEEEQGSQLALHSSPQSSTAATQPSTTFQQSTPSTFAQNHSQPVPKSTEGADLVPDVFTKAPFRITHEDSGDVFANAPFPRAPLAPQQQFDVFSQAPFGKRKEATVAQPKTTYPHATGVHAVTPDQGALGQVPPQPFRPQALAKYSRHFDGHVPQQQVAAHRVVSNVSRQAAVASVPVGPLQSWTSEVSAVDPFVSAPFHLKAPQEKP; from the exons atgaaaaaatttTTTGATTCTCGCCGGGAGTTGGTGAGCTCCGGGCCTGGATCCGGagccggcggaggaggaggcgCTGGTTCCGGCGGCGGTGGCAGCTTCATCGGACGGGTCTTCACCATCGGACGCTATCAAGTTACCGTCGAGGAAATTGTCGCAGAAG GAGGGTTTGCCATAGTTTTTTTGGTGCGGACTCATCAAGCCCTACGTTGTGCGCTAAAAAGGATGTATGTTAACAATGAACATGATCTTCAGGTCTGCAAACTTGAAATACAGATTATG AGGGACCTAGTAGGCAACAAAAACATAGTTGGTTTCCTGGACTCCAGCATAACAGCAGTTGGAGCTGGCGATGTCTGGGAAGTCTTAATCTTAATGGACTTCTGTCGAG GTGGGCAGGTGGTTAACCTGATGAACCAGCGGTTACAGACAGGCTTCACTGAACCTGAAGTGTTACAGATTTTCTGTGACACATGTGAGGCTGTTGCTCGTCTTCACCAATACAAATCTCCAATCATCCATCGGGATCTCAAG GTAGAAAATATTCTTCTCCATGACCGGGGACACTACGTGCTCTGTGACTTTGGAAGTGCCACCAACCACTTCCAAAACCCTCAAACAGAGGGGGTAGCAGTTGTAGAGGAGGAAATTAAAAA GTACACTACTCTGTCATACCGCGCTCCTGAGATGGTCAACCTCTACGGTGGAAAGGTCATCACAACAAAGGCAGACATTTGG GCCATGGGTTGTCTTCTCTATAAACTGTGTTACTTCACACTTCCTTTTGGGGAGAGCCAAGTAGCTATTTGTGACGGCAGCTTCACTATCCCAGATAACTCCCGCTACTCCCAGGATATGCACTGTCTCATAA gaTACATGTTGGAACCTGACCCAGATAAGAGACCAGACATCTATCAAGTATCCTACTTTGCCTTTAAATTGGCTCGACGAGATTGTCCAGTCGCAAATGTACAT AATATATCCATTCCTGCAAAGCTTCCTGAGCCTATCAGAGCCAGTGAAGCGGTGGCCAAAAAGAGTCAAACCAAAGCCAG GCTCACAGACCCCATTCCTACCACGGAAACCTCAATTGCACCTCGACAACGGCCCAAGGCTGGCCAGGCTCAGCCTCAGCCAATATCAGGCATTCTTCCTATCCAGCCAGCTCTCACTCCACGCAAGAGACCTACTGTGGCAACTGGAGCGCCCCAGGCCATTG ctgcagcagctgtcccACCTGCTCAACAGTCGTCTGCTGCACAGTCTGCAGCGCAGTCGGCCCAGACGGCCAGCATGCAGTCACAGCCTACACCACAGCATCACCAGCTCCtcatgaagcagcagcaagCCTCAGCCTTCTTAAGTCCACAGAGTAACCAGCAG CGTCCACTGGTACAGAGCCTCCATCACCAACAGCTGCAACAAACAACAGCATCTGCCCTGCTGCAGTTCAAAGCTAAAGCTGTTTGTCCAGTTGTTAACCTGCAACGGCATtaccagcaacagcagcagcagcagcatgtagTCCATGAAACAGCAGCTCCCCATCTCACACCTATCCCTGAATCTGCAGTCACTGGTCCTGCGGCTGACCCTGACATTGTG ACGGCTGCCCGAGGGATTCACAAAGTTGGCTCCTTGACACCCCCCTCATCGCCAAAGATGGCCTCCAAGAGTGGCCACAGACGCATCCTGAGCGATGTCACTCACAGTGCTGTATTCGGGGTTCCAGTCAGCAAGTCCACCCAGCTacttcaggcagcagcagctgaggccaGCCTCAACAAGTCCAA ATCAGCCAGTACTACTCCTTCCGGCTCCCCCTGCTCGTCTCAGCAGAGTGTATATCATCCAGGTGACAGTGAGGCCCCGACTGCTCTCGCTGCACCAAACCTTCAGCCCAGCTGGAACCCCTTTGGGGATGATAACTTTTCTAAGCTAACAGCCGAGGAGCTGCTTAACAAAGACTTTGCAAAGCTAGCTGAGA CTGCTGCACCAGGGGAGAAGCTCACAGGCTCCACTGAAAATCTTATTCCAGGACTCAATGCTTTTCCAG ATGTGCAGGGGGAGAGCAATGGCTATTCTGTGCTTGGGGAGGGACAAGAGATGGAACCTCAAGATGCAGAGGCTCAAATAAATGAGGGCTGTGTGCACTccagtgatgaagatgaggaaaaagaagtcctgaaagaagagcagcaggatgGTGGAACCATTGAGAGTCAGGTAGCAGCCCATGACTGCAGTGGCTCCAGACCTCTGTTGATGGAgtctgaggatgaagaggaacaAGGTTCTCAGTTAGCCCTCCACTCATCACCACAGTCcagcacagcagcaacacaaccGTCTACTACCTTCCAACAGTCTACTCCAAGTACCTTTGCTCAGAATCATTCCCAGCCTGTACCCAAGTCAACCGAGGGGGCAGATCTTGTTCCAGATGTCTTCACTAAAGCACCCTTCCGGATCACTCATGAAGATTCAGGTGACGTGTTTGCCAACGCTCCATTTCCTCGTGCCCCCCTTGCGCCTCAGCAACAGTTTGATGTGTTCTCTCAGGCTCCCTTcggaaaaagaaaggaagctACAGTAGCTCAGCCTAAAACCACATACCCTCATGCAACTGGAGTACATGCTGTAACCCCTGATCAAGGTGCACTGGGACAAGTTCCCCCTCAGCCGTTCCGCCCTCAAGCCCTGGCCAAATATTCCCGACACTTTGATGGACATGTGCCCCAGCAGCAAGTAGCAGCTCACAGAGTGGTGTCAAATGTAAGCAGGCAAGCCGCCGTGGCATCAGTCCCTGTTGGACCGCTTCAATCATGGACATCAGAAGTGAGCGCTGTTGACCCTTTCGTCTCTGCACCCTTTCATCTCAAGGCCCCCCAAGAAAAGCCCTGA
- the LOC115048637 gene encoding AP2-associated protein kinase 1-like isoform X1, which produces MKKFFDSRRELVSSGPGSGAGGGGGAGSGGGGSFIGRVFTIGRYQVTVEEIVAEGGFAIVFLVRTHQALRCALKRMYVNNEHDLQVCKLEIQIMRDLVGNKNIVGFLDSSITAVGAGDVWEVLILMDFCRGGQVVNLMNQRLQTGFTEPEVLQIFCDTCEAVARLHQYKSPIIHRDLKVENILLHDRGHYVLCDFGSATNHFQNPQTEGVAVVEEEIKKYTTLSYRAPEMVNLYGGKVITTKADIWAMGCLLYKLCYFTLPFGESQVAICDGSFTIPDNSRYSQDMHCLIRYMLEPDPDKRPDIYQVSYFAFKLARRDCPVANVHNISIPAKLPEPIRASEAVAKKSQTKARLTDPIPTTETSIAPRQRPKAGQAQPQPISGILPIQPALTPRKRPTVATGAPQAIAAAAVPPAQQSSAAQSAAQSAQTASMQSQPTPQHHQLLMKQQQASAFLSPQSNQQRPLVQSLHHQQLQQTTASALLQFKAKAVCPVVNLQRHYQQQQQQQHVVHETAAPHLTPIPESAVTGPAADPDIVTAARGIHKVGSLTPPSSPKMASKSGHRRILSDVTHSAVFGVPVSKSTQLLQAAAAEASLNKSKSASTTPSGSPCSSQQSVYHPGDSEAPTALAAPNLQPSWNPFGDDNFSKLTAEELLNKDFAKLAETAAPGEKLTGSTENLIPGLNAFPAERSADIMNAGPALLTVPDLFNTLSLSDSTAKAPVCVDSLIPDLEAPQAQQHSTQPELIPASMPDSLSGEDSLLGCDLLSRTTPHGNQSVSPLLSSSSSSAPPGFGSGSGSCLEELPAGQTASDSAFLMSCGEKGNDDEFDPIPVLISKNSNQDVQGESNGYSVLGEGQEMEPQDAEAQINEGCVHSSDEDEEKEVLKEEQQDGGTIESQVAAHDCSGSRPLLMESEDEEEQGSQLALHSSPQSSTAATQPSTTFQQSTPSTFAQNHSQPVPKSTEGADLVPDVFTKAPFRITHEDSGDVFANAPFPRAPLAPQQQFDVFSQAPFGKRKEATVAQPKTTYPHATGVHAVTPDQGALGQVPPQPFRPQALAKYSRHFDGHVPQQQVAAHRVVSNVSRQAAVASVPVGPLQSWTSEVSAVDPFVSAPFHLKAPQEKP; this is translated from the exons atgaaaaaatttTTTGATTCTCGCCGGGAGTTGGTGAGCTCCGGGCCTGGATCCGGagccggcggaggaggaggcgCTGGTTCCGGCGGCGGTGGCAGCTTCATCGGACGGGTCTTCACCATCGGACGCTATCAAGTTACCGTCGAGGAAATTGTCGCAGAAG GAGGGTTTGCCATAGTTTTTTTGGTGCGGACTCATCAAGCCCTACGTTGTGCGCTAAAAAGGATGTATGTTAACAATGAACATGATCTTCAGGTCTGCAAACTTGAAATACAGATTATG AGGGACCTAGTAGGCAACAAAAACATAGTTGGTTTCCTGGACTCCAGCATAACAGCAGTTGGAGCTGGCGATGTCTGGGAAGTCTTAATCTTAATGGACTTCTGTCGAG GTGGGCAGGTGGTTAACCTGATGAACCAGCGGTTACAGACAGGCTTCACTGAACCTGAAGTGTTACAGATTTTCTGTGACACATGTGAGGCTGTTGCTCGTCTTCACCAATACAAATCTCCAATCATCCATCGGGATCTCAAG GTAGAAAATATTCTTCTCCATGACCGGGGACACTACGTGCTCTGTGACTTTGGAAGTGCCACCAACCACTTCCAAAACCCTCAAACAGAGGGGGTAGCAGTTGTAGAGGAGGAAATTAAAAA GTACACTACTCTGTCATACCGCGCTCCTGAGATGGTCAACCTCTACGGTGGAAAGGTCATCACAACAAAGGCAGACATTTGG GCCATGGGTTGTCTTCTCTATAAACTGTGTTACTTCACACTTCCTTTTGGGGAGAGCCAAGTAGCTATTTGTGACGGCAGCTTCACTATCCCAGATAACTCCCGCTACTCCCAGGATATGCACTGTCTCATAA gaTACATGTTGGAACCTGACCCAGATAAGAGACCAGACATCTATCAAGTATCCTACTTTGCCTTTAAATTGGCTCGACGAGATTGTCCAGTCGCAAATGTACAT AATATATCCATTCCTGCAAAGCTTCCTGAGCCTATCAGAGCCAGTGAAGCGGTGGCCAAAAAGAGTCAAACCAAAGCCAG GCTCACAGACCCCATTCCTACCACGGAAACCTCAATTGCACCTCGACAACGGCCCAAGGCTGGCCAGGCTCAGCCTCAGCCAATATCAGGCATTCTTCCTATCCAGCCAGCTCTCACTCCACGCAAGAGACCTACTGTGGCAACTGGAGCGCCCCAGGCCATTG ctgcagcagctgtcccACCTGCTCAACAGTCGTCTGCTGCACAGTCTGCAGCGCAGTCGGCCCAGACGGCCAGCATGCAGTCACAGCCTACACCACAGCATCACCAGCTCCtcatgaagcagcagcaagCCTCAGCCTTCTTAAGTCCACAGAGTAACCAGCAG CGTCCACTGGTACAGAGCCTCCATCACCAACAGCTGCAACAAACAACAGCATCTGCCCTGCTGCAGTTCAAAGCTAAAGCTGTTTGTCCAGTTGTTAACCTGCAACGGCATtaccagcaacagcagcagcagcagcatgtagTCCATGAAACAGCAGCTCCCCATCTCACACCTATCCCTGAATCTGCAGTCACTGGTCCTGCGGCTGACCCTGACATTGTG ACGGCTGCCCGAGGGATTCACAAAGTTGGCTCCTTGACACCCCCCTCATCGCCAAAGATGGCCTCCAAGAGTGGCCACAGACGCATCCTGAGCGATGTCACTCACAGTGCTGTATTCGGGGTTCCAGTCAGCAAGTCCACCCAGCTacttcaggcagcagcagctgaggccaGCCTCAACAAGTCCAA ATCAGCCAGTACTACTCCTTCCGGCTCCCCCTGCTCGTCTCAGCAGAGTGTATATCATCCAGGTGACAGTGAGGCCCCGACTGCTCTCGCTGCACCAAACCTTCAGCCCAGCTGGAACCCCTTTGGGGATGATAACTTTTCTAAGCTAACAGCCGAGGAGCTGCTTAACAAAGACTTTGCAAAGCTAGCTGAGA CTGCTGCACCAGGGGAGAAGCTCACAGGCTCCACTGAAAATCTTATTCCAGGACTCAATGCTTTTCCAG CTGAAAGATCTGCAGACATCATGAATGCAGGTCCAGCGCTCTTGACTGTTCCGGACCTTTTTAATACCCTTTCCCTCTCTGACTCCACAG CAAAGGCACCGGTTTGTGTGGATTCACTGATTCCTGATTTGGAAGCCCCTCAGGCACAACAGCATTCAACCCAGCCAGAACTCATCCCTGCCAGCATGCCAG ACTCTCTCTCTGGGGAGGACTCTCTGCTGGGTTGCGATCTGTTATCTCGCACTACTCCTCACGGAAACCAATCCGTTTCccctctcctttcttcctcctcctcctctgctcctcctggcTTTGGCTCTGGCTCTGGATCCTGTCTGGAGGAGCTGCCCGCTGGTCAGACAGCCTCTG ACTCTGCTTTCCTCATGTCGTGTGGGGAGAAGGGCAATGACGACGAGTTTGACCCTATTCCTGTGCTCATCTCCAAAAACTCAAATCAAG ATGTGCAGGGGGAGAGCAATGGCTATTCTGTGCTTGGGGAGGGACAAGAGATGGAACCTCAAGATGCAGAGGCTCAAATAAATGAGGGCTGTGTGCACTccagtgatgaagatgaggaaaaagaagtcctgaaagaagagcagcaggatgGTGGAACCATTGAGAGTCAGGTAGCAGCCCATGACTGCAGTGGCTCCAGACCTCTGTTGATGGAgtctgaggatgaagaggaacaAGGTTCTCAGTTAGCCCTCCACTCATCACCACAGTCcagcacagcagcaacacaaccGTCTACTACCTTCCAACAGTCTACTCCAAGTACCTTTGCTCAGAATCATTCCCAGCCTGTACCCAAGTCAACCGAGGGGGCAGATCTTGTTCCAGATGTCTTCACTAAAGCACCCTTCCGGATCACTCATGAAGATTCAGGTGACGTGTTTGCCAACGCTCCATTTCCTCGTGCCCCCCTTGCGCCTCAGCAACAGTTTGATGTGTTCTCTCAGGCTCCCTTcggaaaaagaaaggaagctACAGTAGCTCAGCCTAAAACCACATACCCTCATGCAACTGGAGTACATGCTGTAACCCCTGATCAAGGTGCACTGGGACAAGTTCCCCCTCAGCCGTTCCGCCCTCAAGCCCTGGCCAAATATTCCCGACACTTTGATGGACATGTGCCCCAGCAGCAAGTAGCAGCTCACAGAGTGGTGTCAAATGTAAGCAGGCAAGCCGCCGTGGCATCAGTCCCTGTTGGACCGCTTCAATCATGGACATCAGAAGTGAGCGCTGTTGACCCTTTCGTCTCTGCACCCTTTCATCTCAAGGCCCCCCAAGAAAAGCCCTGA